The Rhodoferax sediminis genome has a segment encoding these proteins:
- a CDS encoding DUF1330 domain-containing protein encodes MVAYVVAHVEVVDGIGYEEYSQKVSATIEAYGGRSIARGGATEVLEGEAPGRWVLLEFPSMAQLKTWWDSPEYLPLRAIRARTAKSLLVATEGV; translated from the coding sequence ATGGTCGCTTATGTAGTCGCCCACGTCGAGGTCGTCGACGGCATCGGATACGAGGAATACAGCCAGAAGGTGTCCGCCACGATAGAGGCGTACGGGGGGCGCTCCATTGCCCGCGGCGGCGCCACGGAAGTGTTGGAGGGCGAGGCACCCGGCCGCTGGGTGCTGCTCGAATTCCCGAGCATGGCCCAACTCAAAACCTGGTGGGACTCGCCCGAGTACCTGCCGCTGCGCGCCATCCGTGCGCGCACGGCCAAATCCCTGCTGGTCGCGACCGAAGGCGTTTGA
- a CDS encoding AMP-binding protein, whose protein sequence is MTAADAFLRARDFLLAHRTDYATAYRDFKWPELTEFNWALDHFDRMAAGNDRPALWIVEESGEERKLSFAQMSARSNQVANWLRAQGARRGDRVLLMLNNEVPLWESMLACIKLGVVLIPCSNLLTPQDLRDRMLRGDVKHAIVGAANVEKFADVPGSYTRVCVGKAVSGWLDFADSIQAPAGFSPDGATRASDPLLLYFTSGTTSQPKLVLHTHQSYPVGHLSTMYWIGLQPGDIHLNISSPGWAKHAWSCFFAPWNAGACVFIYNYTRFNAPALLGVLEKFQVTTMCAPPTVWRMLIQEDLAAHRDRLHIRELIGAGEPLNPEVIEQIKTAWGITVRDGYGQTETTAQVGNPPGQPVKAGSMGRPLPGYRVVLIDADGQQADEGELALHLDPRPVGLMSGYLDDSEKNAEVTRGGVYRTGDVAARDADGYITYVGRADDVFKAADYRISPFELESVAIEHEAVAEAAVVPSPDPLRLAVPKVFVALRQGYSPSAALAESILTFLRVKLAPYKRIRRLEFAELPKTISGKIRRVDLRHAEATRRAANEKGEWEFFEEDFAALRSPAETKSPRA, encoded by the coding sequence ATGACCGCCGCCGACGCCTTCCTGCGAGCCCGCGACTTCCTGCTGGCGCACCGCACCGACTACGCCACCGCCTACCGCGATTTCAAATGGCCCGAGCTCACCGAGTTCAACTGGGCGCTGGACCACTTCGACCGCATGGCGGCGGGCAACGACAGGCCCGCGCTGTGGATCGTCGAGGAGTCGGGGGAGGAGCGCAAGCTCTCGTTCGCGCAGATGTCGGCGCGCTCGAACCAGGTGGCGAACTGGCTGCGCGCGCAGGGCGCGCGGCGCGGCGACCGCGTTCTCCTCATGCTGAACAACGAGGTGCCGCTGTGGGAGAGCATGCTGGCCTGCATCAAGCTGGGCGTGGTGCTGATTCCCTGCTCCAACCTGCTGACGCCGCAGGACTTGCGCGACCGGATGCTGCGCGGCGACGTCAAGCACGCGATCGTGGGCGCGGCGAACGTCGAGAAATTCGCCGATGTGCCGGGCAGCTACACCCGCGTATGCGTCGGCAAAGCCGTTAGCGGCTGGCTGGATTTTGCCGATTCGATACAGGCTCCGGCCGGCTTTAGCCCGGACGGCGCGACCCGCGCGAGCGATCCCTTGCTGCTGTATTTCACCTCCGGCACCACGTCCCAGCCCAAACTCGTGCTGCACACGCACCAGAGCTACCCGGTGGGTCATTTGTCGACGATGTACTGGATCGGCCTGCAGCCCGGCGACATCCACCTCAACATCTCATCGCCCGGCTGGGCCAAGCACGCGTGGAGCTGTTTCTTCGCGCCCTGGAATGCCGGTGCCTGCGTCTTCATCTACAACTACACGCGTTTCAACGCGCCGGCGCTGCTCGGCGTGCTGGAAAAATTCCAGGTGACGACGATGTGCGCGCCCCCGACGGTGTGGCGCATGCTGATCCAGGAGGATCTCGCTGCGCATCGCGACCGTCTGCACATCCGTGAGTTGATCGGCGCCGGCGAGCCGCTGAACCCCGAGGTCATCGAGCAGATCAAGACGGCCTGGGGCATCACGGTGCGCGACGGGTATGGCCAGACGGAAACCACGGCCCAGGTCGGCAACCCGCCGGGGCAGCCGGTGAAGGCGGGGTCGATGGGCCGTCCGCTGCCGGGCTATCGCGTCGTGCTGATCGATGCCGATGGCCAGCAGGCCGACGAGGGCGAGCTCGCGCTGCATCTGGATCCGCGCCCCGTCGGACTGATGAGCGGCTACCTCGACGACAGCGAGAAGAATGCCGAGGTGACGCGCGGTGGCGTGTACCGCACCGGCGACGTGGCCGCGCGCGATGCCGACGGCTATATCACCTACGTGGGCCGCGCCGACGATGTGTTCAAGGCCGCGGACTATCGCATCTCGCCGTTCGAACTGGAATCCGTCGCGATCGAGCACGAAGCCGTGGCCGAGGCCGCGGTGGTGCCCAGCCCCGATCCGCTGCGTCTGGCCGTGCCCAAGGTCTTCGTTGCCTTGCGTCAGGGCTACAGCCCCTCGGCAGCGCTGGCCGAAAGCATCCTGACCTTTCTGCGGGTGAAGCTGGCGCCGTACAAGCGCATCCGCCGGCTCGAGTTTGCGGAGCTGCCGAAGACCATCTCCGGCAAGATCCGCCGCGTGGACCTGCGCCATGCAGAAGCCACGCGCCGCGCCGCCAACGAGAAGGGCGAGTGGGAGTTCTTCGAAGAGGACTTTGCCGCCTTGCGGTCCCCGGCCGAAACGAAATCGCCGCGCGCGTAG
- a CDS encoding MDR family oxidoreductase produces MFQALLLTQNDKQTVATLAPLDEARLPAGDVTVRVQYSSLNFKDALAITGRGAIVKKWPLVPGIDLAGVVEQSLDPAWKPGDRVVVNGWGLGETHWGGLAQKARLYAGWLLRLPEAYSTRQAMAIGTAGYTAALCVMALQRHGLRPGDGEVLVTGAAGGVGSVAVKLLSGLGYSVIASTGRPQEADYLKSLGAAHIIDRTELSAPGKPLQRERWAGVIDTVGSHTLANACAATRWNGAVAACGLAQGADFPSTVMPFILRGVTLYGINCVFIDNARRAEAWRLLAQHVDGATLERMTVEIGLSQVIAQSPVLLDGKVRGRVVVDVNR; encoded by the coding sequence ATGTTCCAGGCCCTGTTGCTCACCCAAAACGACAAGCAGACCGTTGCGACGCTGGCGCCGCTGGATGAAGCCCGGTTGCCGGCGGGCGACGTGACGGTGCGCGTGCAGTACTCGAGCCTGAACTTCAAGGATGCGCTGGCGATCACCGGGCGCGGCGCGATCGTGAAGAAGTGGCCGCTGGTGCCGGGCATCGACCTGGCCGGCGTCGTCGAGCAGAGCCTGGACCCCGCCTGGAAACCCGGCGACCGTGTCGTCGTCAACGGCTGGGGCCTCGGCGAGACACATTGGGGTGGCCTGGCCCAGAAGGCGCGACTCTATGCGGGATGGCTGCTGCGCCTGCCCGAGGCTTATTCAACCCGGCAGGCGATGGCCATCGGCACCGCGGGCTACACCGCGGCCCTGTGCGTGATGGCCTTGCAGCGCCATGGCCTGAGGCCGGGTGACGGCGAAGTGCTCGTCACCGGCGCGGCCGGCGGGGTCGGCTCGGTGGCCGTCAAACTGCTCTCGGGCCTTGGCTATTCGGTCATCGCATCCACGGGCCGGCCGCAGGAAGCCGACTACCTGAAGTCGCTGGGCGCGGCGCACATCATCGATCGCACTGAGCTCTCCGCGCCGGGTAAGCCGCTGCAGCGCGAGCGCTGGGCCGGCGTGATCGACACGGTGGGCAGCCACACCCTGGCCAACGCCTGCGCCGCAACCCGTTGGAACGGCGCCGTCGCGGCCTGCGGCCTGGCGCAGGGCGCCGACTTCCCGAGCACCGTGATGCCCTTCATCCTGCGCGGCGTGACGCTGTACGGGATCAACTGCGTCTTCATCGACAACGCCAGGCGTGCCGAGGCCTGGCGGCTGCTGGCGCAGCATGTGGATGGCGCCACCCTGGAGCGCATGACGGTCGAAATCGGGCTGTCGCAGGTGATCGCCCAATCGCCCGTGCTGCTCGACGGCAAGGTGCGCGGCCGCGTGGTGGTGGATGTGAATCGCTGA